The Paraburkholderia largidicola DNA segment GTGCGGTTGACGCCCTGCGAGCGCAGCAACAGGCTCAGGATTTCATGCGATGTTTCGTTGGCGCGCAAACGGCCGTCGGCGTCGTCCCACACATCGTTCGCGAGCGACTGGCAGAGCGCCGCAATGTGCTCGTCCTCGAAGTACGTGCGGTCGGCAAGCGTCAGTTCGCGCGGCTCGCGGTCCAGTTCGCGGATCGCGCGCTGCGTGAAGTGCTCGGGCAGGAAATACAGATGCATGAAATGCATGTGGCCGCGTACCCACCAGCGCGATTCGTGATCGCCGGGCAGCGCGCACAGGCGGCTTGGGGCGCCATAGCGGCCCGGCAGCTTCTGGCGCTCGGTGCGATAGCCGCCGTCCAGATAGCACGACAGCGTGTGATGACCGGGTTGCGCGTAGATCGTCTCGGCTTCCTTCGTTTCGCGCGTCCAGATTGCAACAGCGAGCTGATCGCCCAGCCACGCGAAGCGTTCGAGTGTCGCATTGGAGTCGCTCAGCGTCTTGCAGACCGAATGCAGGCCGAACGGCGGATCGGCTGGGTCGGTCGTGGCGATGGGCGGTGGGTTCACGTGGATGCGGCGAAACGAAAAGGGGACGCAGAAACTCAGTGCTTGCATCGAGTATACGGCCAGCACGCATTTCGCTCCCGGCGGCATGGCAAAAGTGCGCAATTCTGGACAATCGAACGGACGTGCGCTGGCGCATAGTCGGGCCAACTCGTATTGTGTGGCCCTGATGCAATGAATCTGTTTCTTTATGTTGTGACCGTGCTCATCTGGGGCACGACCTGGATCGCGATCAAGTGGCAGCTCGGCGCCGTGCCGATGTCCGTTTCGATTGCGTGCCGCTTCTGGCTCGCCGCCATCGTGCTGTTCGCGCTGCTGAAAATCATGCGTCGCCCGATGTGGCCGCCGCGCGCGGCGTGGCGTTTTCTCGCCGCGCAGGGTCTCGCGCTGTTTTGCGTGAACTTCCTCTGCTTCTATTACGCGGAAAGCGTCGTGCCGAGCGGTCTCGTGGCCGTCGTGTTTTCGACGGCGCCGCTTTTGAACTCGCTCAATGGTCGCCTTTTCATGGGCCGCCCATTGCAGCCGACGGCTATCGTCGGCGCGGTGCTCGGGCTGGCGGGCATTCTGTGCCTGTCGTTGCAGCAGATGGCCGGGCATCTCGGCGATCATGCCGCGTGGCTCGGTCTCGCCGTCGCGTTCGCGGGGACGCT contains these protein-coding regions:
- a CDS encoding helix-turn-helix domain-containing protein; amino-acid sequence: MLAVYSMQALSFCVPFSFRRIHVNPPPIATTDPADPPFGLHSVCKTLSDSNATLERFAWLGDQLAVAIWTRETKEAETIYAQPGHHTLSCYLDGGYRTERQKLPGRYGAPSRLCALPGDHESRWWVRGHMHFMHLYFLPEHFTQRAIRELDREPRELTLADRTYFEDEHIAALCQSLANDVWDDADGRLRANETSHEILSLLLRSQGVNRTGAVLKGGLAVATRRRLREYIDQNLTQPLTLGELAAVANLSEFHLARMFRASFGLPPHAWIAQQRLERARTLLRTTALPLIDIATQCGYANASHFSHRFRQGVGVSPAAWREALRAG
- a CDS encoding DMT family transporter; the protein is MNLFLYVVTVLIWGTTWIAIKWQLGAVPMSVSIACRFWLAAIVLFALLKIMRRPMWPPRAAWRFLAAQGLALFCVNFLCFYYAESVVPSGLVAVVFSTAPLLNSLNGRLFMGRPLQPTAIVGAVLGLAGILCLSLQQMAGHLGDHAAWLGLAVAFAGTLCFSAGNLLSSRMQSMGLHPLVTNSWAMLIGASVLTVGSLAAGLPFALETDARYLGALVYLAVPGSVIGFTAYLMLVGRIGPERAAYCTVLFPFVALVVSTVFEGYRWSPLAVVGLVLVVAGNLVAFGVTQRLFVRRARTV